From the genome of Clostridium sp. BNL1100, one region includes:
- a CDS encoding DUF2326 domain-containing protein, with protein sequence MFIKYLTIASPKEIIREIEFKAGLNLIIDNTPTTEVHLTGNNVGKTTVLKLVDFCLGGKPSIIYTDTENKKEVYNLVKDYLIDEEIVITLTLVEDLNNLNSKEVVIKRNFLSKKKAVRSINGKDVLEKDFEEELLKQLIPNQKAEKPTFRQIISHNIRYKDENINNTLRTLDRYTSDVEYETLHLFLLGCTFDDGAKRQALLTKIKQEEAFKERLEKKQTKTAYEIALSMLEDEIAALDIKKSSFNLNENFEQDLESLNSIKYKINRSSSTISKMKIRKELIEEAKKELDDSISSIDLRQLEILYTEATMNVSSIQKTFSDLVRYHNNMLIEKSKFIAADLPFLITKINAEEKTIADLLKQEKELSEKVAKGDSFEELEKIIVDLNEKYRTKGEYESIISQLDEVDNNINDLNDDIKGIDEFLFSNDFEEIIKVQEKKFNKFFSAISQELYGEKYAIKHDKVINKNKQQIYKFSSFNANMSSGKKQGEILCFDLAYILFADQENIPCMHFLLNDKKELMHDNQLINVAKFVRDKNIQLVVSILKDKLPEGIMSNSHIAVELSQDSKLFKIESVQ encoded by the coding sequence GTGTTCATAAAATATTTAACAATAGCTAGCCCCAAGGAAATAATTAGAGAGATTGAATTTAAAGCGGGCTTAAACTTAATTATAGATAATACTCCTACAACAGAAGTCCATTTAACAGGAAATAATGTAGGAAAAACAACTGTTTTAAAATTAGTTGACTTTTGTTTAGGGGGTAAGCCGTCAATTATATATACGGACACAGAAAACAAAAAAGAAGTCTATAATTTAGTAAAAGACTATTTGATAGATGAGGAAATTGTAATTACTTTAACTTTGGTAGAAGACTTAAATAATCTTAATTCAAAAGAAGTAGTTATTAAAAGAAATTTTTTATCAAAGAAAAAGGCTGTTAGAAGTATAAATGGAAAAGATGTGTTAGAAAAGGACTTTGAGGAAGAATTATTAAAGCAGCTGATTCCAAATCAGAAAGCCGAGAAACCGACTTTTAGGCAAATAATCTCTCATAATATTAGATATAAGGATGAAAATATAAATAACACACTAAGAACATTAGACAGATATACATCTGATGTTGAATATGAAACGCTACATCTGTTTCTATTAGGTTGTACATTTGATGATGGCGCAAAAAGGCAAGCATTACTTACAAAAATTAAACAAGAAGAAGCGTTTAAAGAGCGTCTTGAAAAGAAGCAAACTAAGACAGCTTATGAAATTGCCTTGTCTATGCTTGAGGATGAAATCGCAGCTTTAGATATAAAAAAATCTAGTTTTAATTTAAATGAAAATTTTGAACAAGATTTAGAATCACTAAATTCTATAAAATATAAAATTAATAGGTCTAGTTCTACAATAAGTAAAATGAAGATTCGTAAAGAACTTATTGAAGAGGCAAAGAAAGAATTGGATGATAGTATTTCTTCAATTGATTTGAGACAGTTGGAAATTCTATATACAGAAGCCACAATGAATGTTTCTTCCATACAAAAAACTTTCTCAGATTTGGTGAGATATCATAATAATATGTTGATAGAAAAGTCAAAGTTTATTGCTGCAGATTTACCTTTTCTGATTACTAAAATAAATGCAGAAGAAAAAACAATAGCAGACTTATTAAAACAAGAAAAAGAACTCTCGGAAAAGGTAGCTAAAGGTGATTCTTTTGAAGAACTTGAAAAAATAATTGTAGACCTAAATGAAAAATATCGTACTAAAGGTGAATATGAGAGCATTATTTCCCAGTTGGATGAAGTTGATAACAATATCAATGATTTAAATGATGATATTAAAGGTATTGATGAATTTTTATTTTCAAATGATTTCGAAGAGATAATAAAAGTACAGGAGAAAAAGTTTAATAAATTTTTTTCAGCTATATCGCAAGAATTGTATGGTGAAAAATATGCAATAAAACATGATAAGGTAATAAATAAAAACAAGCAGCAGATATATAAATTTAGTTCTTTTAATGCAAATATGAGTTCTGGTAAGAAGCAAGGAGAAATCTTATGCTTTGATTTGGCGTATATTCTTTTTGCTGATCAAGAGAATATTCCTTGTATGCATTTTTTACTAAATGATAAAAAAGAATTAATGCATGACAATCAGTTGATTAATGTTGCTAAATTTGTTCGAGATAAAAATATACAGTTGGTTGTATCTATATTAAAAGACAAACTTCCTGAGGGTATTATGAGTAATTCTCATATAGCAGTAGAACTTTCACAAGATAGTAAACTTTTTAAAATCGAGTCGGTACAATAA
- a CDS encoding ABC-three component system middle component 6 has translation MLLPDNIHPELSIYYNGSLVLQELNLKAEQPVFDLYQRVKSINDMSFTTFMLSLDWLYLIDVAKINEKGCVELCS, from the coding sequence ATGTTATTACCAGATAATATACATCCGGAGCTTAGTATTTATTATAACGGTTCTTTAGTTCTTCAGGAATTGAATTTAAAGGCTGAGCAACCAGTCTTTGATTTATATCAGAGAGTAAAAAGCATAAATGATATGTCTTTTACCACTTTTATGTTAAGTTTGGATTGGCTATATCTTATTGATGTTGCAAAAATAAATGAGAAGGGGTGTGTTGAGCTGTGTTCATAA
- a CDS encoding ABC-three component system protein has translation MNRSHYFNYIEGKINWLAWRIESRGKINLLDLNIYSETFFADMLNMLLEYQLRNLNIIKQNVEGIDLVDTDNEIIAQVSSTCTKQKIEASLEKKIFEQYKGFRFKFISISKNADKMRESTFANPHNAIFVPEDDIIDTTSILNIILTMSIDKQKHFYEFIKKELGNDIDVVKVDSNLATILNILANEDLTDAIEAPEINSFEINKKIEFNNLMSVQDTIDEYKIYYSKLNEKYMEFDKQGVNKSLSVFRVIKSQYTKFLVAGKESCDLFFAIVNSVIDIITNSKNYIEIPYEELEMCVHILVVDAFVRCKIFKNPEGYNHVITR, from the coding sequence ATGAATCGAAGCCATTATTTTAACTACATTGAAGGAAAAATTAATTGGTTAGCTTGGCGCATTGAGAGTAGAGGTAAAATTAATTTATTAGATTTAAATATTTATTCCGAAACTTTTTTTGCAGATATGTTGAATATGCTTTTAGAATATCAATTAAGAAACCTTAATATTATTAAGCAAAATGTTGAGGGTATAGATTTAGTTGATACCGATAACGAGATTATAGCACAAGTGTCCTCAACGTGCACTAAGCAAAAGATTGAAGCTTCCTTAGAGAAAAAAATATTTGAACAGTACAAAGGGTTTCGTTTTAAATTTATATCTATATCAAAGAATGCTGATAAAATGCGAGAATCAACATTTGCTAATCCTCATAATGCCATTTTTGTACCAGAAGATGATATTATAGATACTACCTCTATACTAAACATAATATTAACTATGTCTATAGATAAACAAAAACATTTTTATGAGTTCATAAAGAAAGAGCTAGGCAATGATATTGATGTCGTGAAAGTTGACAGTAACTTAGCAACGATATTGAATATATTGGCAAACGAAGATTTAACTGATGCAATAGAGGCCCCGGAGATTAATTCCTTTGAAATCAATAAAAAAATTGAGTTCAATAACTTGATGTCCGTTCAAGATACTATTGATGAATATAAAATCTATTATAGCAAATTAAATGAAAAATACATGGAATTCGATAAGCAAGGAGTAAATAAGAGCTTATCTGTATTTCGTGTAATAAAAAGTCAGTATACAAAATTTTTAGTAGCAGGTAAAGAGTCCTGTGATTTGTTTTTTGCTATAGTTAATAGCGTAATAGACATTATTACAAATAGCAAAAACTACATAGAAATACCCTATGAAGAATTAGAAATGTGTGTGCACATTTTAGTTGTAGATGCATTTGTAAGGTGTAAAATTTTTAAGAATCCGGAGGGCTATAATCATGTTATTACCAGATAA
- a CDS encoding helix-turn-helix transcriptional regulator, translated as MDIIRVFAANVKKYRTLKGLSQESFAEKTGLHRTYISAIEREKRSIALDNVQKIADALEIDTYLLFVDEKSLNDN; from the coding sequence ATGGATATAATTAGAGTTTTTGCTGCTAACGTAAAAAAATATAGGACCTTAAAAGGGCTATCGCAAGAATCGTTTGCGGAAAAAACAGGTTTGCACAGAACCTATATTAGTGCGATAGAACGTGAGAAAAGAAGCATTGCATTAGATAACGTTCAAAAAATTGCTGATGCTTTGGAAATAGATACTTACTTATTATTTGTCGATGAAAAGAGTTTAAACGATAATTAG
- a CDS encoding DUF4314 domain-containing protein, which yields MLYDQKKVERLKERYPEGTRIQLIAMSGESDMPSGLMGTVDFVDDIGQLQMKWDNGRSLALVPGEDSFTAVSQPEPEQAQKQKPDAPLIGANGNVFNLMGIASRTLKAAGMGKQANEMFERASASGSYEEALNIIGEYVNFTESDQQGQSENEAEQFGMKME from the coding sequence ATGTTATATGACCAGAAAAAAGTGGAGCGTCTCAAAGAAAGGTATCCCGAAGGAACCCGTATTCAGTTAATAGCTATGTCGGGAGAATCGGATATGCCTTCTGGACTGATGGGAACCGTGGATTTTGTGGATGACATCGGCCAGCTGCAAATGAAATGGGATAACGGCCGTTCCCTTGCTCTCGTTCCCGGTGAGGATAGCTTTACCGCTGTCTCACAACCGGAGCCGGAACAGGCACAAAAACAGAAACCAGATGCGCCGCTGATCGGCGCCAACGGAAATGTATTCAACCTGATGGGCATTGCCTCCCGTACATTGAAAGCAGCTGGCATGGGAAAGCAGGCTAACGAGATGTTTGAGAGAGCCAGTGCTTCCGGCAGCTATGAGGAAGCACTGAACATCATCGGAGAATATGTCAATTTCACTGAGTCAGACCAGCAGGGGCAGTCGGAAAACGAAGCCGAACAATTCGGCATGAAAATGGAATGA
- a CDS encoding DUF5688 family protein — protein sequence MLLDDYIEQVRLHIKEYLPEEFQDAELIIQEQRKNNDMLLHGMSLKSPDRNICPLIYLDDYYELHQSGMAMEDSFRLICKNYLLTLDNVKFQKDMNFSYDNMKDKLFLCVVNAEKNQKMLDSVPHQRIEDLAVLHRCLIHSSNHHSGSILVNNKLLDEWGISEETLHEQALRNMDRLFTPEFHPIEYNISKMMGIPYHETEAAWRASDMFVLTNNQGYYGASYLCCPDVLKWVSERMGGDFLVLPSSVDEIIILRQKDDMDISELQEIVESVNQTAVGDMEYLSDSVYRYNNRDQALSILEGNDMQQGMRLQ from the coding sequence ATGTTATTGGACGATTACATAGAACAGGTAAGGCTCCATATAAAAGAGTATTTACCGGAAGAATTTCAAGATGCTGAGCTGATCATACAAGAGCAGAGAAAAAACAATGATATGCTCCTTCATGGAATGTCACTGAAAAGTCCCGATAGAAACATTTGTCCGCTTATTTACTTGGATGATTATTATGAACTTCATCAAAGTGGTATGGCAATGGAGGATAGTTTCCGTTTAATCTGCAAAAATTATCTTCTTACTCTGGACAATGTTAAGTTCCAGAAGGATATGAATTTTTCTTATGACAATATGAAAGACAAACTGTTTCTTTGCGTAGTCAATGCTGAAAAAAACCAAAAGATGCTGGATTCGGTACCGCATCAAAGGATAGAGGATTTGGCGGTTTTGCACCGGTGCCTGATCCACAGCAGCAATCATCATTCGGGTTCGATATTGGTTAACAACAAACTGCTGGATGAATGGGGGATCAGTGAGGAAACTCTTCATGAACAGGCATTGCGGAATATGGACCGCTTATTCACTCCGGAATTCCATCCGATTGAATATAATATATCAAAGATGATGGGAATCCCCTATCATGAAACGGAAGCCGCATGGAGGGCAAGTGACATGTTTGTCCTGACCAATAACCAGGGATACTATGGAGCTTCCTACCTGTGTTGTCCGGATGTCTTAAAGTGGGTCAGTGAAAGAATGGGTGGTGATTTTCTGGTTTTACCGTCCTCCGTTGACGAAATCATAATATTGAGGCAAAAGGATGACATGGACATAAGTGAATTACAGGAGATAGTGGAATCGGTTAACCAGACAGCGGTCGGCGATATGGAATATCTGTCAGATAGTGTTTACCGCTACAACAACCGGGATCAGGCTCTGTCCATCCTTGAAGGAAATGATATGCAGCAGGGTATGAGGCTGCAATAA
- a CDS encoding recombinase family protein: MQTATAKKKNISVIPSQPEYDRSIKPQFKTLRVAAYCRVSTTLEQQETSYEAQVSYYTEKIKSNPNWKLAGIYADDGKSATNTKKRDDFNAMIEDCMAGKIDMVITKSVSRFARNTVDSLQNIRKLKEKNIAVFFEKEGVNTLEGTGELLITILSSQAQEESRNLSENTRWGLVRRFENGIVSVNHNKFLGYTKDKNGELVIVPEEAELVRRIFRLYLEGSSIVQIGKILDDEGITTVTGLTQWCPGVIDKMLSNEKYMGDVLQQKTYTVDFLSKKRVKNNGIVPQYYIQDDHEAIVPKELYYRVQEEKTRRASLSKSAVARKAKKEKSKYSSKYALTDIMVCKECGQPYRRQIWSKYGQKSAVWRCENRLKNGTKNCRNSPTLKEEVLQEAVMTAINSVVENRGEFVGAFRENVIQVIGSYSTKNVPTEYDGQIEKLQGEMLALIEENAKKGSLTEDFDEQYQRIAEQIKNLKQKKLDLVRERKQAESFQQRVTDMDVCLKKTTCEIREFDNDLVRRLLQNIRVINEELIEIQFKSGIVMKQRVSYYD; this comes from the coding sequence ATGCAGACAGCAACAGCGAAAAAGAAAAACATATCGGTTATACCATCCCAGCCGGAATATGACCGGAGCATAAAGCCTCAGTTTAAAACCCTGCGGGTAGCGGCATACTGCCGTGTCAGCACGACACTGGAACAGCAGGAAACCAGTTATGAAGCCCAGGTTTCCTACTACACTGAAAAAATCAAGAGCAACCCCAACTGGAAGCTTGCCGGTATTTATGCCGACGATGGAAAAAGCGCAACCAACACCAAAAAGCGTGATGACTTCAACGCCATGATCGAAGACTGCATGGCTGGGAAAATCGATATGGTTATCACCAAGTCGGTCAGCCGCTTCGCCAGAAACACGGTAGACAGCCTACAGAATATCCGCAAACTCAAGGAAAAGAATATCGCCGTCTTCTTCGAAAAAGAGGGTGTGAATACACTGGAGGGCACCGGCGAGCTTTTAATCACCATTTTAAGCAGCCAGGCACAGGAAGAAAGCCGGAACTTAAGTGAGAACACCCGGTGGGGTCTGGTCAGACGCTTTGAAAACGGAATCGTCTCGGTCAACCATAATAAGTTTTTAGGCTACACCAAGGACAAGAACGGTGAGCTGGTCATCGTACCGGAGGAAGCAGAACTGGTCAGACGGATTTTCCGGCTTTACCTCGAAGGGAGCAGCATCGTCCAAATCGGCAAGATTTTAGATGATGAAGGGATCACCACCGTCACCGGATTAACCCAGTGGTGCCCCGGCGTCATTGATAAAATGCTGAGCAACGAGAAATACATGGGAGATGTCCTTCAGCAGAAAACTTATACGGTTGATTTCCTCTCCAAAAAGCGCGTTAAGAATAACGGCATCGTCCCCCAATATTATATCCAGGATGACCATGAAGCCATTGTCCCGAAAGAGCTTTACTACCGGGTACAGGAGGAAAAAACCAGGCGGGCAAGCCTGAGCAAATCCGCAGTCGCCAGAAAAGCAAAAAAGGAGAAAAGCAAATACAGCTCCAAATATGCCCTGACAGACATCATGGTATGCAAGGAATGCGGACAGCCTTACCGCAGACAGATCTGGTCGAAATACGGTCAGAAAAGCGCCGTGTGGCGGTGTGAGAATCGCCTGAAGAACGGCACCAAGAACTGCAGAAACTCCCCGACCTTAAAAGAGGAAGTCCTGCAGGAAGCAGTTATGACTGCCATAAACAGTGTCGTGGAAAACCGCGGCGAGTTTGTCGGCGCCTTCCGTGAAAACGTCATCCAGGTCATCGGCAGCTACTCCACCAAAAATGTACCGACCGAATATGACGGGCAGATCGAAAAGCTTCAGGGTGAGATGCTGGCCCTGATCGAGGAAAACGCAAAGAAGGGTTCCCTCACAGAAGATTTTGACGAACAGTACCAGAGGATCGCAGAGCAGATCAAGAATTTAAAGCAGAAGAAGCTGGATCTGGTGCGGGAACGGAAACAGGCGGAAAGCTTTCAACAAAGGGTCACCGACATGGATGTCTGCCTGAAGAAAACCACCTGCGAGATACGAGAATTTGACAACGACTTAGTCCGAAGGCTTCTGCAGAACATCAGGGTAATCAACGAGGAACTGATCGAAATCCAATTCAAATCCGGAATCGTGATGAAACAGCGGGTTTCCTATTATGACTAA
- a CDS encoding recombinase family protein — translation MMQRHMPIGYKLVEGKIQFDEPKAAVVKKVFADYLSGTATHAIAKQLTKMGFLNANNKASWNHGSIGKILENIKYLGDEFYPQMIDAGLFEQVQKRRKERCEQLGRGIHPNCMKHQYTFTGKLRCGECGEVYRIYIEHCGKATERSLWKCKRYIYRNRVYCRCGFLTDKQIEKAFLDVANRILTRIQILDRKPKKEPVPYNREFHKLDQQIKELEAEGRYSSKELPALLYERAKAFYQTARIDDTDYNTGKMKQAFSGRPPLWDFDEELFSTVVRQIIVHTDQPLVFEFINGLTIEAEY, via the coding sequence ATGATGCAGAGGCATATGCCCATCGGCTATAAGCTGGTGGAAGGAAAAATACAGTTTGACGAGCCCAAGGCGGCTGTCGTAAAAAAAGTATTTGCAGATTATCTGTCCGGAACCGCCACCCATGCGATAGCAAAGCAGTTAACCAAAATGGGGTTTTTGAACGCCAACAACAAAGCCTCATGGAATCACGGCTCCATCGGCAAGATATTGGAGAATATCAAATACCTGGGGGATGAATTCTACCCGCAGATGATTGATGCCGGATTGTTTGAGCAGGTGCAGAAACGCCGGAAAGAGCGCTGTGAACAGCTGGGGCGGGGCATTCACCCTAACTGCATGAAACATCAATACACCTTCACTGGAAAACTCCGGTGCGGAGAATGCGGCGAGGTTTATCGCATATACATCGAACACTGCGGCAAAGCTACGGAACGCAGTCTCTGGAAATGCAAGAGATATATCTACAGGAACAGAGTGTACTGCCGCTGTGGCTTCCTCACAGATAAACAGATTGAAAAAGCCTTCCTTGACGTCGCCAACCGGATTCTCACCAGAATACAAATCCTTGACCGAAAGCCAAAGAAAGAGCCTGTACCATATAACCGAGAATTTCATAAATTGGATCAGCAGATTAAAGAGCTGGAAGCAGAAGGGCGGTATTCGTCCAAAGAGCTTCCGGCTCTTCTTTATGAGCGGGCAAAAGCCTTTTATCAAACGGCGCGGATTGATGACACCGACTATAACACCGGAAAGATGAAACAGGCATTTTCAGGCAGACCACCTCTCTGGGATTTTGACGAGGAACTGTTTTCCACGGTGGTCAGGCAAATCATCGTCCATACCGATCAGCCGCTGGTGTTTGAATTTATCAACGGTTTAACCATCGAGGCCGAATACTGA
- a CDS encoding recombinase family protein, with protein sequence MAKKITKIDPVKQQITQQLQPKKRVCAYCRVSTDSREQQNSFSAQLKYYKTLIEDQEDWQFAGIYADEARSGTKLQKRDDFLRMMKDCEDGKIDMVITKSVTRFARNTVDSIQAIRRLKELGIAVFFEKEHINSLSEKREQMLTILSSLAQGESESISTNNKWAAVKRFQDGTFILGTPAYGYTKDENGELILQEEEAAVVRHIFREYLNGKGTYVIAKDLSEAGIPTIRSAEKWQDGVVKEILQNPVYTGDLLHQKTLTTEVIPFKRKPNKGQLPQYLIEDNHEPLITREQAEAVMEIFEYRRKQMGMDDLEKYQSRYAFSSKILCGECGSTFRRQKIYIGKPYEKIQWSCHRHIEDSTRCSQKAVREDDIKWAFTVMWNKLISNYTEMLIPLLDTLKKLRIDEQQEQEIGECSNRIMELTEQGHILSRLVSKGYIDPVVFIERQNALILELAATKKKRSQLLDNNGFDREIAGTELLLELIRNNPDVMEAYREDLFLQTTDKVIVQENGQITFRLINRLELSEPYRKEAAEDDAEAYAHRL encoded by the coding sequence ATGGCAAAAAAGATAACAAAAATTGATCCTGTAAAGCAACAGATTACCCAGCAATTACAGCCGAAAAAGCGGGTTTGCGCCTATTGCAGGGTAAGCACCGACTCCCGCGAACAGCAGAATTCCTTTTCTGCACAGCTTAAGTATTACAAAACCCTGATCGAAGATCAGGAGGATTGGCAGTTCGCCGGAATTTATGCCGATGAAGCAAGAAGCGGAACGAAGCTGCAAAAAAGAGATGACTTTTTAAGGATGATGAAGGACTGCGAAGATGGTAAGATCGATATGGTCATCACGAAATCCGTGACCAGATTCGCCAGGAACACCGTGGACAGCATCCAAGCAATCCGGAGATTGAAGGAGCTTGGCATCGCGGTCTTTTTTGAAAAGGAACACATCAACAGCCTGTCGGAGAAAAGAGAACAGATGCTGACTATCTTAAGCTCTCTGGCGCAGGGTGAATCCGAAAGTATCTCAACCAACAACAAATGGGCCGCCGTGAAACGCTTTCAGGACGGCACCTTCATCCTTGGCACTCCCGCATACGGCTATACCAAGGATGAGAACGGGGAGCTGATCCTGCAGGAGGAAGAAGCTGCGGTGGTCCGCCACATCTTCCGAGAATACTTAAATGGCAAAGGCACCTATGTGATTGCCAAAGATTTATCGGAAGCAGGAATCCCCACCATCCGTTCGGCTGAAAAATGGCAGGACGGGGTAGTCAAGGAAATTCTCCAGAATCCTGTTTATACCGGAGATCTGCTCCATCAGAAAACATTGACCACGGAGGTGATTCCCTTTAAGCGAAAACCCAACAAAGGCCAGCTTCCTCAGTATCTGATTGAGGACAACCACGAACCCCTCATCACAAGGGAACAGGCGGAGGCGGTCATGGAAATTTTTGAATACCGCAGAAAGCAGATGGGGATGGACGATTTGGAAAAGTACCAAAGCCGGTATGCGTTCAGCAGTAAAATCCTCTGCGGGGAATGCGGCAGTACGTTTAGAAGGCAGAAAATCTATATCGGCAAGCCCTATGAGAAAATCCAGTGGAGCTGTCACAGGCATATCGAGGACAGCACCAGATGCAGCCAGAAGGCTGTCCGGGAGGATGATATTAAGTGGGCTTTCACCGTGATGTGGAACAAACTCATAAGCAACTATACGGAAATGCTGATTCCCCTGCTGGATACACTCAAAAAACTCCGGATAGATGAACAGCAGGAACAGGAAATCGGTGAATGCAGTAACAGGATTATGGAACTGACAGAGCAAGGTCATATACTCAGCAGACTGGTGTCGAAAGGGTATATTGACCCTGTTGTTTTTATAGAGCGGCAAAATGCACTGATACTGGAACTTGCCGCGACGAAAAAGAAAAGGAGCCAGCTTCTGGACAATAACGGTTTTGACCGGGAAATCGCCGGAACGGAACTTCTGCTGGAGCTGATCAGAAACAATCCTGATGTGATGGAAGCATATCGTGAGGATTTATTTTTACAGACCACAGACAAGGTCATCGTACAGGAAAACGGACAAATTACCTTCCGGCTCATCAACCGGCTGGAGTTGTCCGAGCCCTACAGAAAGGAGGCGGCAGAAGATGATGCAGAGGCATATGCCCATCGGCTATAA
- a CDS encoding SHOCT domain-containing protein — translation MSRTEEANEVNYKVAVKLLDIMLRNGIITPSEYQKIDDLNRQTFTPELSKVYA, via the coding sequence ATGTCAAGAACCGAAGAAGCCAACGAAGTGAATTACAAGGTGGCGGTAAAACTGCTGGATATCATGCTCCGAAACGGCATTATCACCCCTTCTGAATACCAAAAAATAGATGATTTGAACCGTCAAACTTTCACGCCCGAACTTTCAAAAGTATATGCGTAA
- a CDS encoding recombinase family protein has translation MKEQKRAWIYCRIDAPEDTHGSIKNQKKELYDYAEQMGFEVAGCSEDLGSGLEYNRAGLGEVIQAAGDGKMDVLLVKRFDRLGRDTQETQEFLQGLEQLGIRLYSPLEGEIQTEHQNLAVFFN, from the coding sequence ATGAAGGAACAGAAACGTGCCTGGATTTACTGCCGGATCGATGCTCCGGAAGATACCCATGGCAGCATAAAAAATCAGAAGAAAGAACTTTATGACTATGCGGAGCAGATGGGCTTTGAAGTGGCCGGCTGTTCCGAAGATCTCGGAAGCGGCCTGGAATATAACCGCGCCGGTCTGGGGGAGGTCATACAAGCCGCTGGGGATGGGAAAATGGATGTGCTTCTGGTGAAAAGGTTTGACCGCCTGGGGCGGGACACGCAGGAAACGCAGGAGTTTCTCCAGGGTCTGGAGCAGTTGGGTATCCGGCTCTATTCCCCGCTGGAGGGAGAAATTCAGACGGAGCATCAAAACCTGGCTGTTTTTTTCAATTAG